One part of the Cyclobacteriaceae bacterium genome encodes these proteins:
- a CDS encoding type II toxin-antitoxin system RelE/ParE family toxin produces the protein MRFFETKFLEEADEFISQLDPKTIKKIFYNIDLAEQTNDPKLFKKLQNDIWEFRTKFAGLQIRLLAFWDKTDNKETLVIATHGFIKKVDKVPTNEIDRALRLRDKYFSNKQKK, from the coding sequence ATGAGATTTTTTGAGACGAAATTTTTAGAAGAAGCAGACGAATTCATTTCGCAACTCGACCCAAAGACAATTAAGAAAATCTTTTACAATATTGACCTTGCTGAACAAACTAATGACCCAAAACTTTTTAAGAAACTTCAAAATGACATTTGGGAGTTTCGGACAAAGTTCGCAGGACTTCAAATAAGACTTCTTGCATTTTGGGACAAAACAGATAACAAAGAAACTTTGGTAATAGCTACCCACGGTTTCATAAAGAAAGTTGACAAAGTTCCGACAAACGAAATTGACCGGGCATTAAGACTTAGAGACAAATATTTTAGTAACAAACAAAAAAAGTAA
- a CDS encoding helix-turn-helix transcriptional regulator, with product MATKELKTYSLAEMKDKYIGKVGTKERDDYEYELRMDILGKMIKAARQERNLTQEELGQLVGVQKAQISKLESSANSATIDTILKVFKALKAEINFNVKLEDNFVKLA from the coding sequence ATGGCAACCAAAGAATTAAAGACATACTCACTTGCCGAGATGAAAGACAAGTATATCGGCAAAGTTGGGACAAAAGAGCGTGACGATTACGAATATGAACTTCGTATGGACATTTTAGGAAAGATGATTAAGGCAGCAAGACAAGAAAGAAACTTGACACAAGAAGAACTTGGACAACTTGTAGGAGTTCAAAAAGCTCAAATTTCAAAACTTGAAAGTAGTGCAAATAGTGCGACAATTGACACTATATTGAAAGTGTTTAAGGCGTTGAAAGCAGAAATAAACTTTAACGTAAAACTAGAAGATAACTTTGTCAAACTCGCCTGA
- a CDS encoding isocitrate lyase/phosphoenolpyruvate mutase family protein, whose translation MTKYLKFKELHQQTKPLIIGNVWNVQSAKVYEKLNFQAIGTSSAAIAHSLGYEDGEQMPFSDLLFIVGKIIKSITLPLSVDIEFGYGNTATEIATNIIALDKLGIVGINIEDSFIENGERKLKDSLQFSLLLREVNSILKQKGISLFINVRCDAFLLNIPNTLQVATERVKNYEQSGADGIFLPFITKESDISAMVTETDLPLNVMCMPELPNFERLEALGVKRISMGNFLNGYAYSSLENRTSKILGEQSFKSLFESWN comes from the coding sequence ATGACAAAGTATCTAAAATTTAAAGAATTACATCAGCAGACAAAGCCACTGATTATTGGAAATGTTTGGAATGTACAGAGTGCAAAGGTTTATGAAAAATTAAACTTTCAAGCAATCGGAACGTCAAGTGCTGCAATTGCCCATTCCTTAGGTTACGAAGATGGTGAACAAATGCCTTTTTCGGATTTATTATTTATTGTTGGAAAAATTATTAAAAGCATTACACTTCCATTGTCTGTGGACATTGAATTTGGTTATGGAAATACTGCGACAGAAATTGCCACTAACATCATAGCATTAGACAAATTAGGAATTGTAGGAATAAATATTGAAGATAGTTTTATTGAAAATGGGGAACGAAAACTTAAAGATAGCCTTCAATTCTCTCTCCTTTTACGAGAAGTAAATAGCATCTTAAAGCAAAAGGGAATTTCACTTTTTATCAATGTAAGATGCGATGCTTTTCTTTTGAATATTCCAAATACGTTGCAAGTTGCAACGGAAAGAGTTAAGAATTATGAACAATCAGGTGCAGACGGAATATTTTTACCTTTTATCACAAAAGAAAGTGATATTTCGGCAATGGTAACAGAAACTGACTTACCGCTAAATGTAATGTGTATGCCGGAATTACCCAATTTTGAAAGACTTGAAGCGCTTGGCGTAAAAAGAATTAGTATGGGTAATTTTCTAAATGGGTATGCATATTCATCTTTAGAAAATAGGACTTCAAAAATTTTGGGTGAACAATCTTTTAAATCGTTGTTTGAATCATGGAACTGA